One window of Phycisphaeraceae bacterium genomic DNA carries:
- a CDS encoding transposase, translating to MARKVYTREFRETAVRLASQPDVSVEKVANELGITGWTLRRWMKLDLPVPAPTSQSQVPKETDLQQRIRQLEAENKQLRMERDILKKATAFFANQQP from the coding sequence ATGGCACGCAAGGTGTACACCCGGGAGTTCCGTGAGACCGCCGTCCGGCTGGCGTCGCAGCCGGATGTCTCGGTCGAGAAGGTGGCCAACGAACTCGGCATCACCGGCTGGACGCTGCGGCGTTGGATGAAGCTCGATCTGCCCGTTCCCGCGCCGACCTCTCAATCTCAGGTTCCCAAAGAGACCGATCTCCAGCAACGCATCCGCCAGCTCGAAGCCGAGAACAAGCAGCTCCGCATGGAGCGCGACATCCTAAAAAAAGCGACGGCGTTCTTCGCGAACCAGCAGCCGTGA